Proteins from a genomic interval of Rhipicephalus microplus isolate Deutch F79 chromosome 6, USDA_Rmic, whole genome shotgun sequence:
- the LOC142765890 gene encoding uncharacterized protein LOC142765890 produces MLSKCQKGFLPHDGVFELNYILQRRLDIARSGGIDLCAALMDFNNAFGSVLHQALLDALRGACAGSKSAEVIGDWYTDNSTCILAAEGTTDPIPILAGLLHGGGSDPKILAYTDEPTPPASTPRRLPQRIDRIETLAASLGLALKPSKCVSFHMVGSTPVGMRPTEFRVSGVPILVLPDFEPQRYLVHPIDFRIPSGSGSVVESAIAQARAIMSSMLAPWQCLDALRTFLYPVFYFPMRCGVLSTTDLRRLDDAIRPLVKRTLYLPANAPTNYIYGSSSGGSVGIPVAAKLSDLCHIDSGFKLLTSPDTELRQMALDDAYAIATARLGWEVTRAELEAYVGGSLGDGFRVPATQLRSVWGNARKASRCYNVTVTLDPGGVRLTYGGATITPQHRCRVMRTLREVLATERDRALHDLPNQGKVLACMAADRASSHFMWTGAFTSFADWRFVHRARLNLLPLNGARMWGAPDRDQRHRVCGYLRETLPHVVCHHMPRSALYQARRNAIVDRVRTAASREFTAALKNQAVRDTGLRPDLVLVRGEEAIVIDVTCPFENTPHAFENARNAKLAHYEPVAAFLPRRYQRVTVALVDAVHGTGAGEPFAEIVEELYHAKTICVVAADGTMEPITIGTGLHQGCPLSSLLLNLVVDAIIRAVQGGGRQHNILAYADDLTLLAGDPAPLAPP; encoded by the exons ATGTTGTCGAAGTGCCAGAAGGGCTTCCTTCCGCACGATGGCGTGTTCGAACTTAACTATATCCTACAGCGGAGGCTCGACATCGCCCGGTCGGGAGGTATCGACCTGTGTGCGGCGCTGATGGACTTTAACAACGCGTTTGGCTCAGTCCTGCACCAGGCTTTGCTCGACGCCCTGCGTGGGGCTTGCGCCGGCTCCAAGAGTGCGGAGGTAATCGGCGACTGGTACACGGATAACAGCACCTGTATCTTGGCGGCCGAGGGAACCACCGATCCTATCCCGATCCTGGCCGGGCTAC TGCATGGTGGTGGTTCTGACCCCAAGATCCTTGCCTACACGGACGAACCGACTCCCCCGGCCTCGACTCCGCGCAGACTCCCGCAGCGCATCGATCGAATCGAGACACTCGCAGCGTCCTTGGGCCTGGCCTTGAAGCCGTCCAAGTGCGTGTCTTTCCACATGGTTGGATCGACACCTGTGGGGATGCGCCCGACAGAGTTCAGAGTCTCTGGCGTCCCCATCTTGGTACTGCCCGACTTCGAGCCGCAGCGGTACCTTGTACATCCCATAGACTTTCGGATCCCCTCTGGCTCCGGTTCTGTCGTCGAATCCGCCATTGCCCAAGCCCGGGCGATCATGTCGTCGATGTTGGCGCCGTGGCAGTGTCTGGATGCCCTCCGGACCTTTCTCTACCCGGTTTTCTACTTCCCGATGCGATGCGGAGTCCTGTCTACAACGGACTTGCGCCGATTGGACGATGCCATTCGGCCGCTGGTAAAGCGGACGCTTTACCTGCCCGCCAACGCACCGACGAACTACATCTACGGATCCTCCTCCGGTGGTTCAGTCGGGATCCCGGTTGCGGCGAAGCTTAGCGACCTCTGCCACATCGACTCTGGCTTCAAGCTTCTTACGTCCCCCGACACCGAGCTGCGGCAGATGGCCTTGGACGACGCTTACGCAATCGCCACTGCCCGCCTCGGCTGGGAGGTCACCCGCGCTGAGCTGGAGGCCTACGTCGGGGGGTCGCTTGGAGACGGGTTCCGGGTCCCGGCCACCCAACTGCGATCCGTATGGGGGAACGCCCGAAAAGCGTCCCGCTGCTACAACGTCACCGTGACCTTGGATCCTGGCGGTGTCCGGCTCACCTACGGCGGCGCTACGATCACCCCACAGCACCGGTGCCGCGTAATGCGCACGTTACGAGAGGTGCTGGCCACCGAACGGGACCGGGCCCTGCACGACCTCCCCAACCAGGGGAAGGTGCTGGCCTGCATGGCGGCTGATCGAGCCAGCTCTCACTTCATGTGGACAGGCGCCTTCACCTCCTTCGCAGACTGGCGGTTTGTGCACAGGGCCCGCCTTAATCTCCTACCCCTCAACGGCGCTCGCATGTGGGGCGCACCGGACAGGGACCAGCGGCACCGCGTCTGCGGCTACCTGAGGGAGACGCTGCCGCATGTGGTGTGCCACCACATGCCTCGCAGTGCGCTCTACCAGGCCCGCCGCAACGCCATCGTGGATCGCGTCCGGACCGCCGCCTCCCGCGAGTTCACGGCGGCCTTAAAGAACCAGGCCGTCAGAGACACGGGCCTGCGTCCGGATCTCGTCCTGGTACGTGGCGAAGAGGCAATCGTCATCGACGTCACGTGCCCCTTCGAGAATACGCCGCACGCCTTTGAGAACGCCCGCAACGCCAAACTGGCTCATTACGAGCCGGTGGCGGCGTTTCTCCCTCGCCGGTATCAACGGGTCACCGTC gccctcgtcgacgctGTCCACGGCACCGGCGCGGGGGAGCCCTTCGCGGAGATCGTGGAGGAACTCTACCACGCCAAAACCATTTGTGTCGTGGCAGCTGACGGCACCATGGAGCCCATCACCATCGGAACGGGCCTACACCAAGGCTGTCCCCTGAGCAGCCTGCTGTTGAACCTCGTAGTGGACGCCATCATCAGAGCGGTGCAGGGAGGCGGTAGGCAACACAACATCCTTGCCTACGCCGATGATCTGACGCTGCTCGCCGGGGATCCCGCCCCCTTGGCGCCGCCTTAA